A genomic region of Friedmanniella luteola contains the following coding sequences:
- a CDS encoding ABC transporter ATP-binding protein translates to MTAAPRPSTEQGSVEVRLEDLHRRYGEVRALDGLSLTLAPGELVALLGPSGCGKTTALRILAGLEEPTAGRVVVGGRDLTAVPANKRDMGMVFQAYSLFPHLSARANVEFGLKLRGVRAGQRRTRALEMLELVGLAAQADRYASQLSGGQQQRVALARALAFQPSVLLLDEPLSALDAKVRAQLRDEIRRVQLEVGTTTLFVTHDQDEALAMADRVGVMNAGRLEQLDVPQVLYAEPRSAFVADFVGLMNRVPAEVVDGRVHVLGATLPALEGSLGRGRGVALVRPEQLQLERTPTGSARVVAVSFQGAVSRARVRTAEGTELVVLLPGSAAAGLAEGAAVDVRVDAAGLLVAVV, encoded by the coding sequence ATGACCGCCGCACCCCGACCGTCGACCGAGCAGGGCTCGGTGGAGGTCCGGTTGGAGGACCTGCACCGCCGCTACGGCGAGGTCCGGGCCCTCGACGGCCTCAGCCTCACCCTCGCGCCCGGGGAGCTGGTGGCCCTGCTCGGACCGTCGGGCTGCGGGAAGACGACGGCGCTCCGCATCCTCGCCGGGCTGGAGGAGCCGACGGCGGGCCGGGTGGTGGTCGGCGGCCGCGACCTCACCGCGGTGCCGGCGAACAAGCGCGACATGGGCATGGTCTTCCAGGCCTACTCGCTGTTCCCCCACCTCTCCGCGCGGGCCAACGTCGAGTTCGGCCTGAAGCTGCGGGGCGTGCGGGCCGGCCAGCGGCGCACCCGGGCGCTGGAGATGCTGGAGCTCGTCGGTCTCGCCGCGCAGGCCGACCGGTACGCCAGCCAGCTCTCCGGCGGCCAGCAGCAGCGGGTGGCACTGGCCCGCGCGCTGGCCTTCCAGCCGTCGGTGCTGCTGCTCGACGAGCCGCTGTCGGCCCTCGACGCCAAGGTCCGCGCCCAGCTGCGCGACGAGATCCGCCGGGTGCAGCTGGAGGTGGGCACCACCACCTTGTTCGTCACCCACGACCAGGACGAGGCGCTGGCCATGGCCGACCGCGTCGGGGTGATGAACGCGGGCCGGCTGGAGCAGCTGGACGTCCCGCAGGTGCTCTACGCGGAGCCCCGGAGCGCCTTCGTCGCCGACTTCGTGGGGCTGATGAACCGGGTGCCGGCGGAGGTGGTCGACGGGCGCGTCCACGTGCTCGGCGCGACGCTGCCCGCCCTCGAGGGATCGCTGGGGCGGGGCCGGGGCGTGGCCCTGGTCCGCCCTGAGCAGCTGCAGCTGGAGCGGACCCCGACGGGGTCGGCCCGGGTCGTCGCGGTCTCGTTCCAGGGGGCGGTGTCCCGGGCGCGGGTGCGGACGGCCGAGGGCACCGAGCTGGTCGTGCTGCTGCCCGGCTCGGCCGCGGCGGGGCTCGCGGAGGGTGCGGCCGTCGACGTCCGGGTGGACGCCGCCGGGCTGCTGGTCGCCGTCGTCTGA